The genomic DNA CTATAGCATCTCCTTCACCAGGTCTTAAAGCACCACCATAACTGATGTGACCTTCAGCTTTAGGTAATGGCATTGGACCAACATCagcgtcttcctcttcttcatcaggagctgaagatttcttcttcaattcaatCATCTCTTTGAACTTCTTCAACTCCTCTTCATCAAGTTCAACTTCAGTATCCTTCACCGTTTCTTCTACTTGCATCTTCGCATCATCCTCAGTACCATCATCGCTTTCAGACTCTGACTTTGTTATCTTTTCCTTGCTTCGTTTAGAGCTAGAACCCGAagatctcttcctcctcttgctCTTTGACTTGGTATCTTCCTCTCCAGAAGACGAAGCACTAATCTCAGATTTACTATCTTCATCACTGCTCTCATCAGAGTCACTgtatctcctcttcctcctatGACTTCGCTTTTTCCTACTACTACGACTGCttctacttttcttcttcttagaacTCTTCCTCCTTCGTCTCCTATCTTCCTCTTCCGAAtcactctcactctcttcagattcactatcactatcactatcataAGATCTCCTACGCCTACTACGCTTAGACCTAGAGCTCTTCCCTTTCCTCTTCCTAGATCTCAAACCATCAGATTCAGATTCCGAATCCGACTTCTCAGATTCAGATTTACCTTTCCTgtctttccctttctctttaTCATCCTTCTCGCCGCCGTTCCTGTCCAAAATCTCGTCGGCGTTATCATCGGAATCCTCGTTCGGATCTCTAGGTGGACTCGGTGTGTTCTCCCAAAAGCAGAACTTGGCTGATTTCCTCATCTTCAGCCGCTTATGCCTTCGATACTCCTCGTGACTCAACCCTCTCATCTCTTCATCGGATTCTGATTCAGATCTCCTTCCGTTTCGATAGTCTCGATCCAAATAGCCTTGATTCTTCCCAAATCTCCTCGGGAGCGAGTTCATCGTCATTCTCTCGAATCCCTAATTCACTCCGACGTTCCAACGACGAcgatgaaaaaaacaaaaatcttatcagattattttggaaaaaattaggGCTTTGAGTCAACATTATATACAAGCCTTTTTACTTATTGGGCCATGAACAAATAAGCCCAACATAAATGATTCACCACTGAAGAAAAACATATACAGTAgttgtttaattattatacaaagcACCCACACATTTTAATTAGAGTCAATTGAGTCCTTTATCCTTATCTCCGTCATCTTCAGATGGCAAGTCTCTCCATCACCGCCGTGGCTCTGCCACCGTTTCGGCCTCTGACTCAGGCTCGTCTTACAAAACTCAGCTACCGAACGGAGCTTCCCTCGTTCAATTTCAAACCAATAAGGATTAGCACGAAGATTAGAAGTTTGGGTGGGAATCGGAGAGAGCCCAATGATTCGAGGTTCGGTAATGAAAATGGCGTAGTTGATGACATGGAAGGTCTCTTAGACAATCTATCTCTAGAATACGACTCCGTTTGGGACACTAAACCGTCTTGGTATGTCTCAATCAAGTTCCCAGTTCAATTTGTTTCAACTATTTTGGATTTGGTGTTAAGATTGTTGGCTAGTTCTGAACATGGGTTTAGAGCTTAGATAGAGTTTGTTCATAGAGTCTTAAGGTCATTTCTAAAGTTCAAAGTGGATCAATCCTTAATCTTGGTTAGCAAATTATGCCTACCCAAGAACCTTTTTTGAATGAAGCTGAATTAATCAATTGATGCTACTTAGAACAAGTCTTACCAAATTTCAGTTTCATGATTTGAGTTGTGGTTCTTCACTCTGTTTTGGAAGCTAGAAAAGacaaaagtttgaatctttggaTTAGGAAGATAGTGAAGAACCATACAGATTATGTAATCTAAGTGGGTTAAGAAGAGATTCAAAACCTTTAGCAACTACAGCTTTGGATATCTATTTGATCTGGTGTGTATTTGCAAACAAGAACTTTTAACGTTTTTCAGGGCCTAGGGTTCTTCCTTTTCTTGAGATAAGGTTTTGAATAAGCAGTGGCTATGTTTCTCAGGTGTCAGCCATGGACGATAATGCTAACAGGTGTATCAATAGTGGCATGTAGCTGGGTAATACTCCATTCAGTCTTAGTTTCATCGCTTGCTGTTGGTTTAATTGGTGCTTGGTGGTACATTTTCCTTTATAGCTACCCAAAGGTATGAATGAATCTGCTAAACTCTCCTTTTATAGTTACCAAAATCTGTTAATGACTAAAGTCTGAGTGAAAGAAAGTAAATATCTTGTTGTAATATCTTCACACGATGCTAGTTTCCATAGTCTTAGGGAAACAGGACTTACTCCAGTCTTATTGAGCAAATCGTGGTCTTGTTTTTGAGGTCTGATGGTGTTGTGTTCTTTGGTTGTTTCAGTCGTATTCAGATATGATTGCtgaaagaaggaaaagagtATCTGATGGCTATGAAGATATATATGGCAAAAACAAGACTTCATAGTAGGATCTTCCCCAATCTCCTCTAAATAAAATTCGTTTCTTGCATAAATCTTTCCCTCTGTTTGTGTGTATAATAACAGTCATCTTTGGGTTTAGCTCAGTTCAGTTTCATTATAATGTAGTTGGCATAAAATATCGAATTGAACCGAGAGTATTCAAACCGAAATCAAACCAGCTATACTGAAGCCAATAATTGCCATCgaaccaactaaaccaaattCGTATACAGTAAATTCGAATTGAACCAAATTAACTGAATATAATTTCAGTTTTTATCGTGGTACAAACAATAACCCAAcctgaaccgaaccaaaccaaaccaaaatcgattACACATTCAAACCGAACCGGATGTATATATTAGTACGCTTCTGAAACTTCATCATTGAGAAGTTTGCTTAATCCGACGAGGAGAGACGGCGATGGCAAGCGGCGGTAACGGAGCGAGTAACGGAGCCGGTAACGTAGGAGGAGGAAGCGGAAACGTTCCGATGTATAAACCATACCGTCACCTGAAAACCCTAGAAGGTCACACGGCGGCGATCTCATGCGTCAAATTCTCCAACGACGGCAACCTTCTCGCCTCCGCTTCCGTAGACAAAACCATGATTCTCTGGTCAGCTACGAATTACTCTCTCATCCACCGTTACGAAGGTCACTCTAACGGTATCTCCGATCTAGCTTGGTCTTCTGATTCGCATTACACTTGCTCTGCCTCTGATGATTCTACGCTTCGAATCTGGGACGCTAGATCTCCTTACGAGTGTCTCAAGGTTCTTAAAGGTCATACGAACTTTGTCTTCTGTGTTAATTTCAATCCTCCTTCGAATTTGATTGTCTCTGGTTCCTTTGACGAGACGATCCGGATTTGGGAGGTTAAAACTGGCAAGTGTGTTAGGACGATTAAAGCTCATTCGATGCCGATCTCGAGTGTGCATTTCAATAGGGATGGATCGTTGATTGTTTCTGGAAGTCATGATGGTTCTTGCAAGATTTGGGATGCTACTGAAGGAACTTGCTTGAAGACTCTTATCGATGATAAGTCTCCTGCTGTTTCTTTTGCCAAGTTCTCTCCTAATGGGAAGTTTATACTCGTTGCTACTCTCGATAGCACTCTCGTAAGTTCTATACTTCTTGTTGCCTTAGTCTGTGAATCAAAATCTGGTTATGAATTGAAGAGTGTAGATATATTGGTTTGCATCATGTTTGTTTTGAGATTGAGATATGAACAAGAAGTTAAGAATGTGACTATTGTCTAGTGTTTGATGGATTCTTGCATTTTGTTGATCTTGAGAACATTTTGATACCGTAGAAGTAATGGGTTCTTGCATTTGTGTTCTTTGCTGATCTTGAGAAGATTTTGATACAGAGCAAATTGAATCTGAGACTGACTAGTAGATTCTCTTGTAATGCTAGTTACTGATGGTTTGGTTTGCAtcatgtttgattttggatATGAACAAAGAAGTTAAGAATCTGACTATCGTCTAGTCTTTTAATGGATTCTTGCATTTTGTTGATCTTGAGAACATTTTGATACAGTAGAAGTAATGGGTTCTTGGATTTGTGTTATTTACTGATCTTGAGAACATTTTGATACAGAACTAATATTGAATCTGAGACTAGTAGTAGTAGATTCTCTTGTAATGCTAGTTACTAATAGATTGATTTATCTTTGTATATGGGATAAAAACCAACAGAAGCTGTCGAACTATGCGACGGGGAAGTTTTTGAAAGTGTATACAGGACATACGAACAAAGTATTCTGTATCACATCGGCGTTTTCTGTAACGAATGGGAAGTACATTGTGAGTGGATCAGAGGACCATTGCGTGTATCTGTGGGATCTTCAGCAGAAAAATATACTGCAGAGACTAGAAGGCCACACGGATGCAGTGATCTCGGTGAGTTGCCATCCGGGTCAGAACGAGATAGCTTCATCGGGTAATCATATGGATAAAACTATCAGGATTTGGAAACAGGATGCTTGAGAAATTGCTTAGAACATGAATTTGTATGTATATTTAAGGAAACAATGGAAACAAGAATAATTTAAGATTTGCTTAGAACTGATTTGTTGTTTGATCTGAAACACACTATTTTGGTGGTTCGGAATAGGATGAAAATCTCTAGCAAGTTGGTGAGTATTCTTATCCTATGGTGGATTATGACATGACCtagtttaatatatagattgtgatttttttttgggaaggaAGGATAATTTGGAAATGACCTTAAATTTCAAATAAGTGACTCGATTACAAATAATTCAAATGGCAATCTGAGtaattaaaataactaattttggACATTCTCTTGATTGTACTTCTCTTTAATTATAAAGGGTGACTACAGTAGTACAGTGTATGGAACAATATATTAATCCAAAGTGTCTGAAAACTATTTTGTGAGGACAACGCTTCTTACACCGGGAACAAGTAGGTCGAGACATATGAAGATTGTTGGGAAGAACCTGTATATTTTCAAAGCGGTAGATCCACGATGAATGGGGCTTCATGTATAAGTCACTCCCAAGCAGACAATCAATGTGTAGGGTGACACAACAGTACTCATCACACGTATAATATTGTCcattcaaatatattatatccTCACAAACTTAACACCAAGAGCTTTTGGTACTTGTCTCCTCCCCATAAGAAAGAGTGATGCTTATCATGCTTATACCTCACCTCATGAGGTAAATTCGCACATCCTAAACATAAAGCAAAGTCACACTCAATGCAATTGAATGTTTCCCAGCAACCATTTCTTGAATCCAAACAAACATAACATCTTCTTCGCATCTCTTCTGGTTTCGATGTTAGGAATAAAGGATGCATATGACTATCATGAACTAGTGGCTCAGAAATTGTGGCACACTTCACGTGTACTCGGAAATAACATTCTTCTTCACCACACTCATAAAAGAAACCGGATGCGCACAACGAAGGACAAATTGAACATTTGTTAGCATGAAAGTCACCTTCATATCCACACACTAGTGTGAGCACATGCGGATGTAATAACATTGCATACAAGAGTAGAAGTTACCGAAATAGATTGGTGTGGTGCATGCTTGACACAGCTTATTCTCGTCATAATCGCTGCCAGTGTTCACATCAAGTATCATATGATGATGGTCATGACTGAAATGTTGTATGATACCATCACTTATTCTCACAAACGGCTTAACTTCTTCAATATCTTCTTCTGGCTCTCCCGCAAGATCTTGTTGCAACAATATCGCCCATAACCATTGTCCATTGTCTATCTTTCTGCGACAAACACTCATTGGCCAAACGAATGGGTAAAAGAGATACGATGAGAATGACGAGATATCCTTATGACACGTGGTAAACCGATACACTTTTGATGGACCAAAAAATCACAAGGTGGGCATACATAGAAAGGACAACTTGAATGTGCCAAGGCACAAACGCTGCAAgtaaaatgattttttgttggaaacagagaaagagtATGCTCATGCCACTTCAGATGGTCCATAGACAAGGCTGGTGATTTCTGCACACAAGAAAAATTAATAGCAAAATCGCAGGCCGAGCAATGATAAAATATCTCTTTGATACTTTTATCGCAACAATAGCAATCCCTCGTGGAAAGAGAGCGCAAGAAGACAAGCCGAAGAGTGTGTTTTGGATGAAAAGGGTGTTTGATCTCAACTGGAGCCTGGTTATATTCTTTATGGTTCTTGCCTTTGCATCCTTGGCAGAGAAAATGTGTAATGTTGTCTTCTCCTTCTGTTAACTTGTATTACTTCCGGTTTGAAGGGAGACACTCCAGCTTGCTGCTCCTCATGTAATTGGCTATCACATTAGATTTCCCTTCTTTCAATATCACGTCTACTTGAGGGCATAAGGAAATAAGCTTCTCCCACTTTGTATCAATGAAGGAGGCAAGGGAGGCTATTTGAATGCATAAGACTGTGAGCTTCGGCTCTGGCTTTGGCTCCAAACTCAACATTTTTTATCAACGAATGACGTGCAGTCAAAATCTAGGTCTGGATCCAAATCTGAATCCGATATGGGAGAGAGAGACACTGTTGAGAAATGATTGATAGGAGCTTCTTTAGCGGCTTTGGTTGGGAATCCAAATCAATCGAGTTGACGAGAGATGTTTCTTGAGTAGTGAGTGACGATTGGTTGGGAATCCAAATCCGGAAATCCAAATTCTTGAGTAGAGATGTTTCTTAGAGATGTTTCTTTAGCGGCTTTGGTTGGGAATCCAAATCCGGAAAGTTAAGCATGGTGATTATATCATTAATGAGTGATATGATCTCTGACTCCGAATCCGGCCTCGAAGCCGTGGTCCTATAGTGTCCATGACAACATTCCTATCGTTAATGAGAGGCATTAGTTGCGTAATGAGTGATATGACCTTCACCTCTGGTGGCTCCGAATTCGTAAAGTCGACGAGAGAGATCATCGTAGCAATGAGTGACATGAGCTCCGATCCCTCTCCAAATCACTTGTGTTGAGATAAGATGATATTTGAGCACTGAGTGATATGAGCTCCATATCCGATTCTACGgagcagaagagagagagatcatttGATTCACGGATGATACCAACTGCCACTCTGGTTCCGACTCCGATATAGATTTGTCGACATTTATGATTTTCTTAGTGAATGTTTTTGAGTAAGTAAGAGATTTATTTTGAGTAATGAGTATAAAAAGCTTGATGCTCTCTGCATATTTATATAGCCCGTACGTACGTAGCTTTATACAAAGGTGTGTTGATCCGGTCTGTTCAACTTTATTTTGCATACTTAGGCATCGGATTTGAGGGTATGGAATTCGAATTTACATACTACATAAGCATAGACCCGTTGATGCCTCAGATGTATGAAGATTATTTCGAGGAGATCGAGCAGATGGGATTGTTCAAGTACGAGGGGTTGCCACATTGGGTTAAGACACAGAAACGTTGCATTTATGAACGCCATTGAGAAGTACCAGGAGGATGCAGCTCTGTTCTTGACGATGAAGCAGATGTTTGACCCACTAGGGCTATTTTTGAGCAAATGGACAGACGCAGTATTGGGTTTGGGAGGCGACCTTACCGTAGATACATAACGTTGTGCATTGGAGGGGTTGTGCATCTGTTCGAAAGATGTGCATTGTTCCCCTACCAAAAGTTACTTCTGTCGACCTGGGAAGATCTACAAGGTAGCGCGTGTCTGTGCCCACTTATGAATGTGTTTTTCTATTTCGTTGTCTATCACTTAGAACTTATGTAAAGATGTTATatctgtttgtttatatatatgatgatgaccaaaaaacaaaaaacagaaaacagaacCACACTAGTAGTTCAACTATGGACGCAACTAGCTATGATTCTCCGACCATCAAATCTTAACCTTGACTCTTCTTACCGCTACTAGAGAACCAATGGTATAACCCACAGCCGTAAAAACATACATTATGATATAGTCCACAAGAATATCATAACACCGTGAGATCTTAAttaaaccttaaacaatatCTTCTCCTTGAAAGAAATTTCTCTGAGAATAGATTAGCCCCAATAAAACCTGCTATATGTCTTCTTTTAAGGAGGAAAACTAAGCCGGCAGTTCAATATCCCCATCAAATAAACCTCACACATTAGCCCTTTCTGAAACTTCAAACAGCTGcaacctttttttattattaagaaaCTGCATTTACTCAAACAACTCCTTGATACACTGATACTGATATGAACCCATACCTCTTGTGATGTGATATACATAGCTGCACCTTAAGTTAAAACAACTCCTTGAAGCTCTATCGTCTCTTTTAGCTGCAAAAACTTGAATAAAACAACCTCTAGAAGAAAACCACTTGGTAGACGTGAATCTTTAAGTCCAAGCTTTTTAATCCAGGAGACAACTCTTTCTcgtgacttcttcttcttcttactatGTTTCCTTGCCTGAAACTTCAATGAAGAAAGACCTTCAAGGCTACGATTCATTTACACAATTCATGAagtcctctcttcttcttcagctcatAATCATTTTGATCCAATAGAATAGCTCACAAGCTTCTCTTGCTTCTGCCTCCAATTTTAAGACTTCACTCGGTCTAtgaaacccaaaaactcaaaattctaACTTGTTGTTGCTGCAACTCATCATAGCTCTTCCTTGTCCGATGCCGACCAGGCGACCATCGATTCGatgatcatctctctctcttcagttcAGGcgacttctttttttcctttttgacaaTTTGGGCCTTATTTAACATTCTTCGGCCCTATTTGGCAATTTGGGCTTGTTTAATATATGGCCTATTAAATCATACGCTGCTGCCTTCACTGACGACAAATCaacaggagaaaaaaaaaccttttttttttttgttaattcctTTATTAACAATCACAAGATCTGTtgacttttaaaaatgaaaaattagcaGTAAATATTGTATTGCTTTGTAGATATTATTATCttccctttttctttattgcctatcaatttctttaaatagacatatatatcaaaggatttatataaaacaaagaagacatatcatagagaaaagaagaattggagatctgatgatgaagatttatATTGTTACTAGAtccggacccgcacgtacgtgcagggttttttttgcaaaaacttagttttgttttagtgttttcaTGTAAGTGTTtgaaatatagttattattgtTTTAGACCAAAGCTGTTTATctcataaagaaaataattggtCAAACAGAAAATAACTATTATTCTTTTATAGTTATTTGGTTAGAGTTTATAATGTTAAAAATGTGTCTGAATGCAGTATAGAAAATTTGTTATGAATATAATAGAGTTTGTTCGTTTGAAGAAAATCATAACTTTCTCCATAATTAGttgacttttattaatttaaactatGTTAGCGAGTGGAACTCTAAATCTACTTGCATACTTTACTCTCGATTATCCTCCAAGTTAGTATAGAACATTATAGAACATAGGATTAATTACACTAAAAATCCTATAATTTTAATCTATTAGTTATTAACTCCAACATAAAAGTTACGGGCTAACAATTATGTGTTGGGTTCGATTTAGCCCATAAACAATATCTCTTTCTAATGCCCAATAAATCAAAGTAACCGATACGCATTTTTGAATTTTCCCTACAAACtcaccgaaaaaaaaaaatcgatgaCAGTCCAACTTGAAGAGGCGAAAAGtttaaccttcttcttccacataaacaaatttgataGAAACTTCAAGCGACATCCAAGTTCAATAATTTCAATAATTTGCCGAATCCAGTGAGATGAACTCTATGTGTGTTATCATAGAGCAAGGTAAGCACTTCCAATTTGTTAATTTGTATTTAAGCTAGGTTTTGGATTTCTATCAGGTTTTCATTCTTGTTTTATCAATTTCATTTTTCATGCAAATAATCAATGGATCGAAATTGAGATGGATAGGTCATGATCAACGCCCAAAGCAAGGTTCGCCATCGTTTATCAGGTTCTTTTACTTTCTAAATTTAAAGAGTTTTGTTTAAGATGCAAATTAGATTaaataaatatccaaaaagGTTTCTCAAATTAATCTCTAGACTGCAAGTATGATGACAACCCCCAAATT from Camelina sativa cultivar DH55 chromosome 2, Cs, whole genome shotgun sequence includes the following:
- the LOC104714442 gene encoding NKAP family protein-like — protein: MTMNSLPRRFGKNQGYLDRDYRNGRRSESESDEEMRGLSHEEYRRHKRLKMRKSAKFCFWENTPSPPRDPNEDSDDNADEILDRNGGEKDDKEKGKDRKGKSESEKSDSESESDGLRSRKRKGKSSRSKRSRRRRSYDSDSDSESEESESDSEEEDRRRRRKSSKKKKSRSSRSSRKKRSHRRKRRYSDSDESSDEDSKSEISASSSGEEDTKSKSKRRKRSSGSSSKRSKEKITKSESESDDGTEDDAKMQVEETVKDTEVELDEEELKKFKEMIELKKKSSAPDEEEEDADVGPMPLPKAEGHISYGGALRPGEGDAIAQYVQQGKRIPRRGEVGLNAEEIQKFEDLGYVMSGSRHQRMNAIRIRKENQVYSAEDKRALAMFNYEEKAKREAKVMSDLQRLVQRHMGEELGPNHDPFGATKTDGADD
- the LOC104714449 gene encoding uncharacterized protein LOC104714449, encoding MASLSITAVALPPFRPLTQARLTKLSYRTELPSFNFKPIRISTKIRSLGGNRREPNDSRFGNENGVVDDMEGLLDNLSLEYDSVWDTKPSWCQPWTIMLTGVSIVACSWVILHSVLVSSLAVGLIGAWWYIFLYSYPKSYSDMIAERRKRVSDGYEDIYGKNKTS
- the LOC104714455 gene encoding COMPASS-like H3K4 histone methylase component WDR5B — encoded protein: MASGGNGASNGAGNVGGGSGNVPMYKPYRHLKTLEGHTAAISCVKFSNDGNLLASASVDKTMILWSATNYSLIHRYEGHSNGISDLAWSSDSHYTCSASDDSTLRIWDARSPYECLKVLKGHTNFVFCVNFNPPSNLIVSGSFDETIRIWEVKTGKCVRTIKAHSMPISSVHFNRDGSLIVSGSHDGSCKIWDATEGTCLKTLIDDKSPAVSFAKFSPNGKFILVATLDSTLKLSNYATGKFLKVYTGHTNKVFCITSAFSVTNGKYIVSGSEDHCVYLWDLQQKNILQRLEGHTDAVISVSCHPGQNEIASSGNHMDKTIRIWKQDA